cacatgtgcTTGTCTTCAGGAATgagtattatttattttataaacaaAATAGACAAGTACTACTTTTGAAAAAGTGACGCAGAGTGCTTTCAGGGTAAGGCTCTCCTGTCAGGGTACAGCTCAGCTTTCTTTCTCCGAGTTAGCCctgaagagtgagacagaaacaaacagctATAAACAATGTGAAGTTAACAAACAAATGGATCTATTCTTATTTGCCCAACTGTAGAAGACCACAAACCTTTtggacgcagagagagagaccggggGATCGGAACCAATGAAAGCTCCATTGTCATATGCGTACTGTAGCAGGGCATTGAAACAGGGGTCCTGCAAAACACagtgaaaaatacatttaatcaAACAAACAGGATCTAGAACATGAAAAAGAACACTTTAAACACTTTGGATAAATACACATCTAATCCATAAAAGCTGGACCTTCTGCCCAATGAGTAGGGGAAAGAACACATCCAATAAGAAATACTTCTTATTGAAAGCGTACAGAGTGGACAGTTGCTTCAGCTACCTTAATGAGAATGTGGGGGTTGCCCACCACTATGAGCAGGGCTTTGGCTCTCGTGATGGCCACATTGAAGCGCTTGGGGTTGGACAGGAACCCCAGTACGCTCTGGAGGTCTTCCTCTAGCACAGCCTCATTGGATCGCACCTGGAAGAAAACAGTCAAATCAAATCTGAGAGACTGATAGTAAATTGCCtcaaaataacaacacaaaGATACAATGCAGAACACAATTATGCATGTGATGAGTAGTTTTCAGATCCAGTGGCTGTAATGTATCTACACCAACATTTTCTGTGCAGGCCTGAACTGCTAACTGTTAATAATGGTTGTACCAGAAACCCAACAGGACTGGTTTGACTGTGACTGAGTGCCAGTGGTGTGTGGACATGCACTTCACCGTGGATAAAATGATGACGAGGAACTCTTGTCCTTGAAACTCCTCCACCGAGCCAACTTTGATGTCTGCCAGACCCACCCTGTGGAGCAGCACTCGGATCTTCTCCACCTGAATAAACACACAAGGcagagcagccacacacacaccattggagAGGACGCAGCGAGCAGACATGGAGATTGCAGGGCAGGGGAGAGCCAGGCTCCGGACCACAGAAAGACGGCTGCTGGTCTGCCCAGGGGCCCTGTGGTTGTAACCTCAGAACAAAGCCGCCTTTAATCAGACGTGCTTGGCTTGTGTCTCAGTAGTCAGACTGccattaaaaatgcatgaaGCCTAGCTGAACCTCTAAGTTTTGAAGATATTTTAAGATGCAAGGCACATCACTTCTGTATGAAGGCCAACTGTAATGTGGTGCAGCTCCTGAATGGGACGTGTCTGTGTTGGCTACCTGTTTCCTGTAGGGGGCGATGATGCCGATGTCCGTGGGGGAGATGGGGTTATAGAGTCTCTTGGCCAGCTGGCAGCAGTACAgcatgacctgcacagcctCACCAGGGTTAAACCAAGAGGGGTTGTTTCCCTCCCGCATCTCAGTGGCCTGAAGGACATGGGTTTGGCAGTTGTCAGGAAACAAAATCACAGGGTAAATGTGTCTTATTAATACCCTTATGATACCTCAGTATTACTCTACTGTATACCTTACACTGTGATGTTTAAAACAGGGGACAGAGAATGATAGAGACTGAAGTTTAAAACTTCAGGGGAACCATCAAAATGTCATCCCCCTACTTCAAGAGATGTGCTGTCTAGCAAATGTCACATCAACAGTTGTCAAGCTCTCTGCCTCTAAAATGCATATCTGAAAAACAGACATCCCAGCCCAGAGCACAGGGCGGGGGGGCCTCCGAGGCGGCTCCACTCACCCGCACTCCGTGGAAGATGAAGGGGAAGCGCTTGGTGGGCAGCCGGCCCCAGTGGCACAGCGCGTCCACCACAGATCTCTGGGCCCGCATGCACAGGTCCCCAGCGTAGAAGAGCCGCgagggcagagagagcagagcctcATGGGAACGGTAGTTATAGAGCAGCTTGGTCACCTGGGGAAACATGTCAATGTCATACAGAGCAGATCaacagacattttaaaataaaagcaaGGATCCACGTAGTAGCGATCCTGCCACCAGGTGCTCACCACAGCAGCGTTGTAGCCGTTCTCATCGCATGCGTAGAGGGGTGTGGCCATTAACCTCTCCAGCAGAGACACGCCGAGCCCAAACACAGAGGCCAGTTTGGACTTCACCACCGGGCCCAGCTGACATGGGTCTCCAGCTAGGACTATCTGCACATAAGGAGAGAAAGGTCTGCATTCTAGCAAAGTCCCACACCAGTGCCAAAGACATTTGGATTTACTTTCAATAGTGAACACAAGCTTCCAGATGTTAAACATCACATAAAAGTTCTTATATCCAGTATCAAGAGCTTAGTATGACACAGATATATTGGGCAGGTCCAATCAAACACACTAATTATAGTTACAAAATTACTCTCCATGACTGCACAAATAGTCGACTAATAGACTCGCTAAAGTCACGAATCTGCTTGTTGACATTAGATTAACAAACAGACTGCTGATCATAAAGGTCACAGATGATGGCCTGTTGCCATGCTGAGTGGAGTCTGACCTGGCCATCTTTCTCCGACAGCAGGCCAATGGGAATCAGGCACTCTGGCTCTGTGGCTTGGCCAGCCTCATCCAGGAACACATGGGTGAAATGGCCAACACTGAGGAGGCAAATTAAAGTAAATCGAAGTAAAACCAAGGACCTGATgcattaaatacacacaaatatatgccATAACACATGGTCACCAAATTAGCCATAATTAAATCCACCCCTGAAAAGCttgtgcaaaaacaaaaacttcaGCTCGGCTGAAGAAAAGAATTGCTCAAGTaggatgcaaaaaaaaaaaattagtatCCGTTTTCACAGAAATCAGCCAGTTGGCAGTTCCTTCTGCATCCCATTAGAACCACCGGGCCTGGACATGGTCTCCAGCACCTCACCCACTCTCATCTCTTTAATATCCCTCACCGCAGGCCGATCTGATAGAACATTCCAGCGCTGGAGCAGGTGCTGACCACGATCCTGTGGAAGGAGGCGTGGCGGATGTCCTCTCCTGCACGCGAGTACTGCTGCAACACCTGGGGGATCGACTGAGACAAGCAGAAACAGGCAGAAGCAGTGTAAGACCCAAACTCTACACATGGCCTTCTGAGACAAGCAGAAACAGGCCCCAACCTCTACACATGGCCCTCTGCATAAAAACAAACTGTTctctttctgcccagactgatcAATAGTGAGCAATTTCAATTAACACTAAAACAAAAAAGTATACTTTGGTCTCTGAATGGAGAGAGGGCAGTTGTGTGTTAAACGGATTGGATATAAACATAAGTTTGACACTGTGAATGCAGTACCTCTTCCTGTCTGCAGGAGGCATTGACGCGTGCCAGGCTGGCAGAGTGGAGGAAGCCGCTGTCGTGCAGCCGGATGCAGACGAGGTCGGCCGCGCTGTTGGAGGGCGTGCAGACCAGCAGGCGGCTGGAGGGGACGCGATGGTACACCTGCAGCAGGACAGACTCCACGAGGTCACTGACCTTTCACTGAGGGACTCCATCCATTTCCTCATAACCACCCATTTAAAGAGTTCAAGGTTTCACACCAACAAGTCAATTTCATACAGTCTGCTCTCAATCATACCGTTATGACCAAATAGGTAGTTACATAGAAAATAGGTtgcatatgtgtctgtactGTCACACTGCTACATGTCTAGTGCTAAAGTTTCATTAGCACCTGTAGAATGGCCTCAATGAGGGTCACGGTCTTGCCAGTCCCTGGTGGCCCAAACAGGACGTAAGGGGTGGGGCGGCAATCTCCTGCCAGTATGTGCTTCACCACCTCCCTCTGAGCTGGGTTCAGACTGCGGTTGAAGAACTGGCCTGAACTAGGAACTTCCTTCTTCGGTTTTCTAtctggaagagagacagagaaaagtgaAGTCTGAAGTTGCTGAAGTCAGTTATCGTTGCAACAGCTCAACTGTATGTGTATACCCCCCCCATCGGAACCAAACTTGGGTAAATGAATTGGGTCCTTACCcgtttttgtctgtgtggcaACAGATACCATGTCTCCCGCCACACCGGAGTCCTCCAGATCATGCTCCTTTTCCACCTCTTGGTCCTGTAATGTTAAAAATGGGGCCACAGGATGAGACATCCGACACCCGCTGACTGACCCGTTAAACCCAATATTATTCTGTCCTGTTCCCCCCTCCTCACCGCGTCCTCCTCCACATCTCTGAGGGGCTCCTCGGGCCCCCACTCTCCCACCCACTGAGGGTCCTGAGGCCTCAGCACGCTGGGGAACAGCACTGGGCACCGGAATGAGAagcagaacaacaacaacaacaacaacaacgtcaGCATTGTGGGGGAAAAACAGCACTAGATTAAATGGAAAGGAATGAAATGGAAGATATGGACAGTGCTCACCAGCCTCCCCAAAGTCCTTAGCCTGATTGATGGCCAGGTGGCACCGTCGCATTGTCAGCCTGGTATGATCAGAGCATGCGTGCATCATAGCATgaaggggggtgagagagggagggagacataaagaatgaaagagaggaaaacagatcAAACTCGATGAAAATACTGATCAGTCTCCCTAATTTAAGCATTACCTCAGTGCTAGAATTACCCCAAACAAGTTCTCTCGTTTAAGTGTTCACAGATTCTCTGATCACTGTATTTGGGACGGAGGGGATTACCTGTTGAAGCTGAATTCCACATCTAAAGGCTCCCCAAGGTAGGCTTTATGGAAATCATAATTCACTCTCAGACTCACATCCTCCTCATTGATCTGTTGGTGTCAGACACAGGCAGCAAACGGTCAAACTGTGGAAAACATTCTGGCCATCCATTTATAATCTGCCATAAGGCTCTTCAGTCACAACAGACTCATGTGGTTACCTCTGTAACGTAGCCGATATACTCCACCACAACACCCCCAATCAGAGGCTTCTTGAGATGCACCTTATCGCCTGCACACAAGATCATACGACAATCCAACTAACACAGAGAGCACTGcaagcaaggaaaaaaaaactaaaaggaaAATTTCCTTTGCAACCGATCATGAGGTTGACAACTAAACTGGAGCACTCAGGCACCTGCAAACATCTAGCTAGAGGTACTGTGAGAGAGCTGGCAGTTCATCAGACATTTGAATCATGTAGAGTACATTTATACATTCTGCGGAGACCTATCCAAAGTAACTGACAGTATAGGCAAGGggtatattctttttttttaaccagtaTGTGAATACTCCCAGCAAATAAACCTATGACCTGACTATTGTTAAGGCCCTTTTCTAGCACAAGACCCCAACTGAGAGGTTCCTCACCGATGAAGAGGTTGGGTCGGCCCTCAGCCAGACCTGGCACCTCTAGGTGCAGGTGGACGGCCCCCTTGCGGAGGAGCGCGCCACTGATGCTGAACTCCCTGAGCTCGTTCTCGGCATGGAGTTCGTCCAGCCACAGCAGCGTGGAGAAGCGCCGCTGCATGTTGGTCATAGACAGCGGCTGGGGAGAaagtagaggagaggggagagagaagaggggagagaggagaggagagatgcagaaGATTCACTAATCCACCACCGTCTGTCCGTCTCAGCTCACACACCTGGCTTCTTGTATTTCAGGTTGCCGAGCATATTTTTATCTTCAAAATGCcatctgctgtgtttttttctatgcTCATACAGAACTTCCTTTATAGCACTTAGTAATTAAATTAGGTACATGTGACATAATGAGATTTATGGGGATTGGACCACATGTGGCTGTTTAGACCCTGCACAGGCTCACCTCTCCCAACTGGGGTTGAACAACCAGAACGTCATTCTTCAACTCCAGGCAGTCACGCAGGATCTGTGGCACTGGGTAGCTCCCCAGGAAGTTGGGCAAGTGCCTTTTTGACGTCCTGACAACACAAACCAAATGTCTTTAATCACAACGCTTGAAAAGGTCACTGTACAGGGTACTGGTTTAGGTGGAGAAGGAGTCACCGACCGGATGGGTGGAGGGCCCATGACTGTGCGCACAGTGGTGGGTTGCTGCTGGGTCGGCTGCCGGAGCGCTGGGCTGTAGGGAGCACTGGGCATCAGCAgcgtctcctctctgctgctcaccGCAACCACCAGGCGCCGCCCGATGGTGAAGGAGGGGAAGTGCAGCAAGAGTAGCTCAGCACAGCGACCAAGGCTCCTGTTGGAATGTGTAAAGACAAGTGCTGTCAATcgatttaacaaaaaaaaaagaatatatattgcagaatttgctgtgattaatcacgattaagtgggttttttttcatctaaagactgaagcttgtaataatggctatttaaatgtaaaaatcaCAGAATTACGTAATGtggaatcaacacaaaggaattatatttaaattaaaatactaTACTTTACTCTAATAGCAACTTTGAACCCAGATTCTCTGCAGATCTACAGAAACATGCATGGACTCGAACACCAAACAGCAGAGAATTAGAATACGACTCATTAAACACTagtttacaattagtctgtcacACTGATTTCAACccatttttcaaaaccatgTAATTTCTCATAATTTCCAAGTTAACCTGAGAGATAACACTTCATTGTTACTAGTTAGGTAGTGAGAAATCCAAGGGATAACATCTTGCTTCATGTGCAAAAAAACTCTACTTATAAAAACTTCTAACTTATAAAGATGATGAATTGCTTATGGTAAGGACTACTTTGCATTATGAGTCCATTAGTCATTTCAATCCATTCTAATTCTCATCCAGTACATTTCAGTACATCCAGTACACTCACTTTCCACGACAGCCAACCGTGACAGAGACCCTCTGTCCTGGCGCGACCTCCAGGCCTCTCTCTAAGGTGCGTGTGGCGCGCTTCTGCCCCGCGGCCTGCCGCAGCTCCTCATACACGGCGTCTGTGCCCGCCTCATCGTCTCCATCCACCTCATCTCTCCGCAGCTGCTCCGCGTTGACCTCCTCCACCGGGCCTGTGAGGATGGGCAGCGGGCAGAGCCCGTACCCACCGATGCTGCCCAGCACAGAACTCCGTGCACGCGTGTAGGCTGTGTAGGGGTTGGTTGGCACCGGGGGCCCCCCGTTGATCAGCCACGTTTTGCCAGGCTGCAGGAGGGGCGATTTGCCATTGATGGGGCTAGTAGTGCCCAGGATGAAGGTGAACTGCTCCTGTGAATCCCAACCGGCAAAATCACAGCACTTCAACAGATGGGGTTCTGAGCCCTTGTTCCTGAGACAAGGCATGGAGGAAGGTAGAGAACATTCACAACAAGTCCTTGGTTTTCAAACTCTCTCTTAAAAACATTCCAATGAGCTTTCTTGATCAATAACATACAGTCAATAAACTATTCAATAATCAAAAACGTACTCTATCCATATCGgaagctctctgctctctcccaaAAAGAGAGCTCCAAAGTCAGTGTTTTCGCTGACCACCAGGCCTTCTTTGTTCTCCAACAGAGACTCCAGCTCTGCTCCCGGCATGGGCAACACAGGTCCTGCACTATCCCACCCAAAAGAGCAGGAGGCAAGATAAAACAAGGCCAGTTATGTGTATGAAAAACATGcatctgtatttttttatttaatttcgcTGAGCAGATTGTACTTCCATTAAATTAATCAAATtttacattaattcatcaaATTCCATTATACAGAATGACAGTTAATGAAGGGTATATAATCACATGCGTTTCCTGGGTATTGCATCCATGACCTTGGCACCTTGCTCTTCCAGCTGAGCTCCAGCTATGGGAGCTAGCTTGGGTGCTAGGACGCTAACCCACTCTTACCTGTGAGATGGGGCCATGCACAGAGCCCTCCAGCAGTAGAAGGACTGACTGCTCTCCACCACAACCACGCTGACCAGGTCCCCAGGGGAGGGCCGATACTGAGTAGGCAGCAGCAGGGAGTCCAGGCTGAAGAAGACGCTGTCCTCCACCACGCCACTGCTCCcaaacacactggacacacgcACCTAAGTAGACACACGCAAGACACAAAGCTATTGCTATACATTCACTGGGACAGACGTTGGTATTGGTATTCCTGCCATCCTGCACATGAATGGATGACATACTAAGGCTGAAGTTCACAATAGTCACCGGCATTCTGTGAAGCTACAGCTACAGCAATAGCAAGAGTTAAACATGCCAATCTCACATTTGATCATGCTCCAAATTAACATAAAATCTAATAATATGTTAGAGATATCCACATTATGACCATAAAAGTTCATCTTAATACTGCGATATTatcaacatcaatatcaacaaACAGTGAACTTTCTATTTGGCATGTGGTGTCCACCGAAGCAGTCAGGGTCTTTTTACAGTGACCTGAAAAACAGTACAGCAGGTCTAGAGCTGGGTCTGAGAGCTACCTGGTTGAGGCGGCGATAACGCAGCGGGGAGACAGAACGAGCCTGACTGGACCAGTGGGTGGCGCTGATGATATACTGTGCTTGGACCCAGTCTCCCTTCATTGGCTCATAACCTGCAAACAGACCATAGACAACAAATGGGACCAATGGAAACCAATGCCAGATATTCAGAACATCATCTTTACAATGGAGAATTAAGGGCAGCAACCTTCACACAGGGCAGAGCGTGGAAAAAAGGTCGTCTGATTAATGAACCCTCCATCACGGTCACATGATGTCACTGTGCCAACCAGGGGTCTGAGCTTTTCAAAGTCATTCTCCAGTGACGCTTCACCCATGTCCTCCCACGTATTAGTCTGTCGCTCCACCTGCATTTGAAGGGCAACGGAGATGAAAGATCAGCAGCCATCAACAAAAAGCAGAGGCAGACGAGAACAGAAGAGCACATATAACACCAAACTAGCTTTCATGAGTGAAGACCCACAGAGATGACCATAAGCTCATCAGTAACACAATTTAACTGGTACTTCATTATATTACATTTGACACAGGTAATAAACTAAGACACCAACCAGCCCCTCACGTCTGCCAGTGAGTGACCCGAACATGCCCAATACACTCACCCTGATGGCCCTCCAGCCACCCTGAACTCCATCACGGACAGCTATAGCGTTGACGGCATCCCCTTCTCGCAGTGGCACCCCACCCAGGACCTCTCCCGAAGTGAAGTAGATGGTGTCATTGATCAGCCCATAGTCCAGACACAGGCGAGTCACCACACCTCCACGTATCTGCTGGATCTCCTCAGTAGCTATAGAATCAAATGAGTCTTGGTTTTTTTATAGTGATAGTAATGACTTATTCCACATGTCAGATTAAATCCCTCGAGACAATAGCAGTACCCCTGTGGCTGCCAATCTGCAATCTACCAAAAATGTGAAGTATAGACACCTTAAATAACGAGTATTACTTGTCTTAGAGTAAGGCCGCTGCTAATAAAGGGTATTACGCATAAAAGTAGCTTACTAAAACTTAATTATTGCATTTAGTAAGTTTTAAGTTAAGCAATTTGTAAGGCTTTGATGTGTCCCCTTTAGCTGCCAGCTATGTAGTTAGAGATGGAGAGGATCTTCTCTTTGTCAGGACATGTCAAAATGCGCCATTGCATAGTTAAGTAGAAACAAACCTGCACCAAACTTCTCATCATCGTCGTTCTCAGCTTTTCTCCACAAGGGCCACAGCAGTTTAGACACCACAAAATGCACTGCTGTTGCCATGCTTAAGAAATGCCTATGAAGGGTAAAAGAAAAGTTACCATCAATTCAATGACTAAAAACCTAGGCAAACCTCAGCATGGGTGGAATATGGCCACAGGTAATTCCCCCAACGTATTAGCCCCCAGCAAGTCAGTTGGCAAGCTAACGTCAAGCTAATATGTGGGCAAAGTAGAAGACAATTCCACCGACAAACGAAAAGACCTTATAACCGAATCCTATCGATGCAAATCCAAATGATACTTAAATAATGACAtttgaaagagac
Above is a genomic segment from Clupea harengus chromosome 3, Ch_v2.0.2, whole genome shotgun sequence containing:
- the mov10l1 gene encoding RNA helicase Mov10l1 produces the protein MATAVHFVVSKLLWPLWRKAENDDDEKFGAATEEIQQIRGGVVTRLCLDYGLINDTIYFTSGEVLGGVPLREGDAVNAIAVRDGVQGGWRAIRVERQTNTWEDMGEASLENDFEKLRPLVGTVTSCDRDGGFINQTTFFPRSALCEGYEPMKGDWVQAQYIISATHWSSQARSVSPLRYRRLNQVRVSSVFGSSGVVEDSVFFSLDSLLLPTQYRPSPGDLVSVVVVESSQSFYCWRALCMAPSHSAGPVLPMPGAELESLLENKEGLVVSENTDFGALFLGESRELPIWIENKGSEPHLLKCCDFAGWDSQEQFTFILGTTSPINGKSPLLQPGKTWLINGGPPVPTNPYTAYTRARSSVLGSIGGYGLCPLPILTGPVEEVNAEQLRRDEVDGDDEAGTDAVYEELRQAAGQKRATRTLERGLEVAPGQRVSVTVGCRGKSLGRCAELLLLHFPSFTIGRRLVVAVSSREETLLMPSAPYSPALRQPTQQQPTTVRTVMGPPPIRTSKRHLPNFLGSYPVPQILRDCLELKNDVLVVQPQLGEPLSMTNMQRRFSTLLWLDELHAENELREFSISGALLRKGAVHLHLEVPGLAEGRPNLFIGDKVHLKKPLIGGVVVEYIGYVTEINEEDVSLRVNYDFHKAYLGEPLDVEFSFNRLTMRRCHLAINQAKDFGEAVLFPSVLRPQDPQWVGEWGPEEPLRDVEEDADQEVEKEHDLEDSGVAGDMVSVATQTKTDRKPKKEVPSSGQFFNRSLNPAQREVVKHILAGDCRPTPYVLFGPPGTGKTVTLIEAILQVYHRVPSSRLLVCTPSNSAADLVCIRLHDSGFLHSASLARVNASCRQEESIPQVLQQYSRAGEDIRHASFHRIVVSTCSSAGMFYQIGLRVGHFTHVFLDEAGQATEPECLIPIGLLSEKDGQIVLAGDPCQLGPVVKSKLASVFGLGVSLLERLMATPLYACDENGYNAAVVTKLLYNYRSHEALLSLPSRLFYAGDLCMRAQRSVVDALCHWGRLPTKRFPFIFHGVRATEMREGNNPSWFNPGEAVQVMLYCCQLAKRLYNPISPTDIGIIAPYRKQVEKIRVLLHRVGLADIKVGSVEEFQGQEFLVIILSTVRSNEAVLEEDLQSVLGFLSNPKRFNVAITRAKALLIVVGNPHILIKDPCFNALLQYAYDNGAFIGSDPPVSLSASKRANSEKES